In a genomic window of Phacochoerus africanus isolate WHEZ1 chromosome 6, ROS_Pafr_v1, whole genome shotgun sequence:
- the LOC125128975 gene encoding lymphocyte antigen 6H-like, translating into MKGPWLVLLVVLLCSELAWSLSCYVCFGIGDIRHCPTTQCSWNSSICFKSKMTTAAASGKVETYFMNCAPSCQAATQMMQELAAMTNPKSEVQDVACCQNDLCNTAVAPAGRSLWVLAGGLLFSLGPTLLWALQ; encoded by the exons ATGAAAGGCCCCTGGCTTGTCTTGCTGGTTGTGCTGCTCTGCTCGGAGCTTG CCTGGAGCCTGTCGTGCTACGTCTGTTTTGGCATTGGCGACATCAGACATTGTCCAACCACCCAGTGCAGCTGGAACTCTTCGATCTGCTTTAAGAGCAAGATGACCACGGCTGCGGCCAGTG GAAAGGTGGAGACCTACTTCATGAACTGTGCCCCTTCCTGCCAGGCAGCTACCCAGATGATGCAGGAGCTGGCAGCCATGACAAACCCCAAGTCTGAAGTGCAGGACGTGGCCTGCTGCCAAAATGACCTGTGCAACACCGCCGTGGCCCCGGCGGGGCGCAGCCTCTGGGTCCTGGCTGGGGGGCTCCTGTTCAGCCTGGGCCCCACCCTCCTCTGGGCCCTGCAGTGA